In Bombus huntii isolate Logan2020A chromosome 3, iyBomHunt1.1, whole genome shotgun sequence, a single genomic region encodes these proteins:
- the LOC126863879 gene encoding putative Dol-P-Glc:Glc(2)Man(9)GlcNAc(2)-PP-Dol alpha-1,2-glucosyltransferase produces MMNQILPKDTQYVQKVLMSLIFLCITQLFIYLNHVQPYYFIDEVFHVPQTLRYCAGNFTQWDPKITTLPGLYLIATLILSPLKLCNIFYMRCINLFGTFLNLYLAHSIIKQISITHWTQRWNDWMKFTVACNIMFFPPLFFWHFLYYTDVASVNAILLMLLLHLYKKFKMAALVGFLSVLIRQTNIIWIAFITMEHLFDLLDHKMHKPISHEQYTSIMYLRLLWEKIMQETCHGWKLFMKFIIQLGVQLFPYIVVCFMFIAFVVWNKAIVVGDKTAHVPTVHIPQLLYFSTFLFCFLWPHMIIYWKDYLKFISKHWVFASCILILLTIIVHFNTLVHPYILADNRHYVFYFWNRLMGRYKQFKYLLVPIYSFTLYTMFHGLKHLRFMTQINYIIMVSVVLIPQLLIEPRYFIIPYILYRFLVKEPKKWQIIAESITVIIVNFLQFYIFVNKVFYWNDQLYPQRISW; encoded by the exons ATGATGAACCAAATCTTACCTAAAGACACTCAATATGTACAAAAAGTTCTGATGTCgttaatttttttatgtattacacagttatttatttatttgaaccATGTACAACCTTATTATTTCATTGATGAGGTTTTTCATGTACCTCAGACTTTGCGATATTGCGCTGGCAATTTTACACAG TGGGACCCTAAAATTACCACTTTACCTGGGTTATACCTAATTGCAACTCTGATATTATCACCCTTAAAACtctgtaatattttttatatgagATGCATAAATTTGTTTGGAACATTTCTGAATCTCTATCTTGCTCACAgcataattaaacaaatttcaataACTCATTGGACGCAAAGATGGAATGATTGGATGAAATTTACTGTGGCTTGTAACATTATGTTTTTTCCACCGTTATTTTTTTggcattttttatattatacagatGTCGCATCAGTTAATGCAATATTACTAATGTTATTgttacatttatataaaaaatttaaaatggCAGCTTTAGTAG GTTTTTTGTCTGTGTTAATTCGACAGACAAATATTATTTGGATTGCATTTATTACTATGGAACATTTATTTGACTTATTAGATCATAAAATGCACAAACCAATTTCACATGAACAGTATACTTCAATAATGTATTTAAGA TTGTTATGGGAAAAAATAATGCAAGAAACATGTCACGGATGGAAGTTATTTATGAAGTTCATCATTCAGTTGGGTGTACAATTGTTCCCATACATTGTAGTATGTTTTATGTTTATTGCTTTTGTTGTATGGAACAAAGCAATTGTAGTTGGAGATAAAACAGCTCATGTTCCCACTGTTCATATTCCtcaattgttatatttttctaccttCCTATTTTGCTTTTTATGGCCACATATGATTATTTACTGGAAAGATTATTTAAAGTTTATTAGTAAACACTGGGTGTTTGCAAGTTGTATCTTGATCCTTTTAACTATAATTGTTCATTTTAATACTCTTGTACACCCATATATATTAGCTGATAATAGacattatgtattttatttttggaaTAGGTTAATGGGAAGatataaacaatttaaatatcttttggTACCAATATACTCATTCACTTTATATACAATGTTTCACGGACTTAAACATTTAAGATTTATGAcacaaattaattacatcattaTGGTTTCTGTAGTACTTATTCCTCAGTTACTAATAGAACCGCGTTACtttattattccatatataCTTTATCGGTTCCTTGTTAAGGAACCAAAGAAGTGGCAAATTATTGCAGAATCAATAACTGTAATTATAGTAAACTTTTTACAATTCTATATCTTTGTCAATAAAGTTTTCTATTGGAATGATCAGCTTTATCCTCAAAGAATTTCTTGGTAA
- the LOC126863874 gene encoding annexin B9-like isoform X1: MSYGYQGPPVIQFPGHAPPPTSFGAPPGTPSAPGALPYPQSGNIGFISPAPVSFGMPQPYSPYPVQPNHPISNQCPPPAPGAPAQQIPLPMPQSPSPYPSQQMQQPYPRQPSVYPQQQNYNMYPNLRNAPDAKECFNIPSPYTSASNAHSNNSSSYQGGSYPGGQGTGYYSPHTGRSSPYQPSPAPAPRRNQFTPKLSPTVVPYNDFDARADAEVLRKAMKGFGTDEKAIIHVLANRSNLQRQEIAVQFKTLYGKDLIKDLKSELSGNFERLVLAMMMPLPQFYAKELHDAMAGIGTDECVLIEVLCTMSNHEIRVIKQAYEAMYGRTLEDDLTDDTSGNFKRLMVSLCCANRDESFDIDHAAAIEDAKELLRAGELRFGTDESTFNAILVQRNVPQLKQVFQEYENITGHAIEDAIENEFSGDIKKGLLAIVKCVKNRAGFFAEQLYKSMKGFGTDDDRLIRLVVTRCEVDMGEIKETFRQLYNESLEEFISGDCSGHYKKCLLALVS, translated from the exons ATGAGTTACGGTTATCAA GGACCACCAGTGATTCAGTTTCCtggccatgcaccaccaccaaCATCATTTGGGGCTCCACCTGGTACACCCTCTGCCCCCGGTGCTCTGCCTTATCCTCAAAGTGGCAACATAGGTTTTATAAGTCCCGCTCCTGTGTCTTTTGGTATGCCACAACCTTATTCTCCATATCCTGTGCAACCTAATCATCCTATATCAAACCAATGTCCTCCTCCAGCACCAGGAGCTCCTGCTCAACAAATACCTTTACCTATGCCACAATCCCCTTCCCCTTACCCATCCCAACAAATGCAGCAACCATATCCAAGACAACCTTCTGTATATCCACAACAGcaaaattataatatgtatCCAAATCTTCGGAATGCACCAGATGCAAAAGAATGTTTTAATATTCCTTCTCCTTATACCTCTGCTTCCAATGCTCACTCAAATAATTCAAGTTCCTATCAAGGCGGAAGCTATCCTGGGGGGCAGGGTACAGGATATTATTCTCCACACACAGGTAGATCTTCTCCCTATCAACCTAGCCCAGCCCCAGCCCCCCGGAGAAATCAGTTTACGCCTAAG CTGTCCCCTACAGTTGTACCATACAACGATTTTGATGCCAGAGCAGATGCAGAAGTTTTAAGGAAAGCAATGAAGGGTTTCGGGACGGATGAAAAAGCTATTATTCATGTGCTTGCCAATCGCAGTAATCTGCAACGCCAAGAAATTGCAGTCCAGTTCAAAACCTTATATGGGAAG gATCTTATAAAAGATTTGAAGTCCGAACTGTCGGGCAACTTCGAAAGATTAGTTCTTGCTATGATGATGCCGTTACCGCAATTTTATGCCAAAGAATTACATGACGCAATGGCGGGTATCGGTACCGACGAATGCGTCCTCATAGAAGTATTGTGTACTATGTCCAATCACGAGATTCGCGTGATTAAACAAGCTTACGAAGCGA TGTATGGAAGAACATTAGAGGATGATCTAACAGACGATACTTCCGGGAATTTCAAGCGGTTAATGGTATCGTTATGTTGTGCCAACAGAGATGAGTCATTCGACATAGATCACGCAGCCGCTATAGAAGATGCCAAAGAACTTCTCAGAGCTG GGGAACTCCGTTTCGGAACTGATGAATCAACGTTTAATGCGATACTGGTTCAAAGAAATGTTCCACAATTGAAACAGGTATTCCaagaatatgaaaatattacgGGACATGCTATTGAAGATGCAATCGAGAACGAATTCTCGGGTGACATCAAAAAAGGTCTTCTAGCCATCg TGAAGTGCGTCAAAAACAGAGCTGGTTTCTTTGCTGAACAATTATACAAAAGCATGAAAGGTTTTGGTACAGATGATGATCGTTTAATCAGACTGGTTGTCACACGTTGCGAAGTGGACATGGGAGAAATCAAAGAAACATTCAGACAGTTATATAATGAATCGCTAGAAGAATTTATATCC GGTGATTGTTCCGGACATTACAAGAAATGTCTTTTAGCACTTGTTTCTTAA
- the LOC126863874 gene encoding annexin B11-like isoform X2, producing the protein MSYGYQLSPTVVPYNDFDARADAEVLRKAMKGFGTDEKAIIHVLANRSNLQRQEIAVQFKTLYGKDLIKDLKSELSGNFERLVLAMMMPLPQFYAKELHDAMAGIGTDECVLIEVLCTMSNHEIRVIKQAYEAMYGRTLEDDLTDDTSGNFKRLMVSLCCANRDESFDIDHAAAIEDAKELLRAGELRFGTDESTFNAILVQRNVPQLKQVFQEYENITGHAIEDAIENEFSGDIKKGLLAIVKCVKNRAGFFAEQLYKSMKGFGTDDDRLIRLVVTRCEVDMGEIKETFRQLYNESLEEFISGDCSGHYKKCLLALVS; encoded by the exons ATGAGTTACGGTTATCAA CTGTCCCCTACAGTTGTACCATACAACGATTTTGATGCCAGAGCAGATGCAGAAGTTTTAAGGAAAGCAATGAAGGGTTTCGGGACGGATGAAAAAGCTATTATTCATGTGCTTGCCAATCGCAGTAATCTGCAACGCCAAGAAATTGCAGTCCAGTTCAAAACCTTATATGGGAAG gATCTTATAAAAGATTTGAAGTCCGAACTGTCGGGCAACTTCGAAAGATTAGTTCTTGCTATGATGATGCCGTTACCGCAATTTTATGCCAAAGAATTACATGACGCAATGGCGGGTATCGGTACCGACGAATGCGTCCTCATAGAAGTATTGTGTACTATGTCCAATCACGAGATTCGCGTGATTAAACAAGCTTACGAAGCGA TGTATGGAAGAACATTAGAGGATGATCTAACAGACGATACTTCCGGGAATTTCAAGCGGTTAATGGTATCGTTATGTTGTGCCAACAGAGATGAGTCATTCGACATAGATCACGCAGCCGCTATAGAAGATGCCAAAGAACTTCTCAGAGCTG GGGAACTCCGTTTCGGAACTGATGAATCAACGTTTAATGCGATACTGGTTCAAAGAAATGTTCCACAATTGAAACAGGTATTCCaagaatatgaaaatattacgGGACATGCTATTGAAGATGCAATCGAGAACGAATTCTCGGGTGACATCAAAAAAGGTCTTCTAGCCATCg TGAAGTGCGTCAAAAACAGAGCTGGTTTCTTTGCTGAACAATTATACAAAAGCATGAAAGGTTTTGGTACAGATGATGATCGTTTAATCAGACTGGTTGTCACACGTTGCGAAGTGGACATGGGAGAAATCAAAGAAACATTCAGACAGTTATATAATGAATCGCTAGAAGAATTTATATCC GGTGATTGTTCCGGACATTACAAGAAATGTCTTTTAGCACTTGTTTCTTAA
- the LOC126863889 gene encoding galactosylgalactosylxylosylprotein 3-beta-glucuronosyltransferase P, translated as MKSSMKMGVVAIIGLFVVFYQYHLSTSVRFDQISDFNTGGSAEDGPVLSQEEVERYVRTSKFSEEMIKSAVRRVQEINGLSPDIASMLVQQLINHLHKNIFELGENNSKIARFESSRNATSNEQQESSMKLNKTPEPLYIITPTYRRPEQIPELTRMSHTLMLVKNIYWLVIEDATVATKQVTRLLERTGLKFEHLTAPMPEKYKQKKGAKPRGVSNRNRGLQWIRANATNGVFYFADDDNTYDITLFDEIRKTKRVSMFPVGLCTKFGLSSPIIKNEKFVGFYDGWIAGRKFPVDMAGFAVSVKFLLQRPNASMPFKAGYEEDGFLKSLAPFEPKDIEFLADNCTKVLAWHTQTKKNEPSVPLDMKLYGETNLVKLKQQIV; from the exons ATGAAGTCATCCATGAAAATGGGTGTGGTAGCCATAATAGGTCTGTTCGTGGTGTTCTACCAATATCATTTGTCTACCAGTGTGAGATTCGATCAGATAAGTGACTTTAACACGGGTGGATCCGCGGAAGATGGTCCCGTTCTATCCCAGGAAGAAGTAGAACGCTACGTAAGGACGTCGAAATTCAGCGAGGAAATG ATCAAAAGCGCTGTGCGCAGAGTTCAAGAGATTAACGGACTTAGTCCAGACATAGCGTCGATGTTAGTGCAACAGCTGATAAATCATTTGCACAAGAATATCTTCGAGCTGGGCGAGAACAATTCGAAGATCGCGCGATTCGAATCTAGTCGAAACGCCACATCGAACGAACAGCAAGAATCGTCGATGAAGTTGAACAAAACACCGGAACCGCTGTACATAATCACGCCGACGTATCGCCGACCAGAACAAATACCCGAGCTCACCAGGATGTCGCATACTTTGATGTTGGTAAAGAACATTTACTGGCTCGTTATCGAGGACGCGACCGTTGCTACCAAACAAGTCACGAGGCTGCTGGAGCGAACAGGATTGAAGTTCGAGCATCTGACGG CTCCAATGCCTGAGAAGTATAAGCAGAAAAAGGGTGCCAAACCACGAGGCGTATCTAATCGAAATCGTGGCTTGCAATGGATCAGAGCGAATGCGACCAATGGCGTTTTTTATTTTGCTGATGACGATAATACCTATGACATAACTCTTTTTGACGAG atCCGTAAAACGAAACGAGTCTCCATGTTCCCCGTTGGATTATGCACCAAATTTGGTTTAAGTTCTCCCATCATTAAAAACGAGAAGTTCGTTGGATTTTACGACGGTTGGATCGCTGGACGAAAATTCCCGGTCGATATGGCAGGTTTCGCGGTAAGCGTGAAGTTTCTACTTCAGAGGCCAAATGCATCGATGCCGTTTAAAGCTGGCTACGAGGAAGACGGTTTTCTGAAAAGTTTGGCGCCATTCGAACCAAAGGACATCGAATTCTTGGCCGACAACTGCACCAAGGTGCTCGCTTGGCACacgcaaacaaaaaaaaatgaacCAAGTGTGCCCCTTGATATGAAACTATATGGTGAAACGAACCTAGTTAAACTGAAACAACAAATAGTATGA